A DNA window from Fragaria vesca subsp. vesca linkage group LG3, FraVesHawaii_1.0, whole genome shotgun sequence contains the following coding sequences:
- the LOC101292781 gene encoding uncharacterized protein LOC101292781, whose protein sequence is MEEQLIPPLKSDPEFTSELTRTIISNSASSASVALGTPVHAAPGIPIEWTNEKHRSYINSLETSFVNKLYQSRRLWDCHPQMYVQGAHPSQELPFRTYNSSDQVRESNLFMVVRDRRSQKIISLRNETPLESTADSNVTVERPRMDNIVSCYKEIHLRRKPTSEHLGVTARSSEKNPAFRQDLVGSTAEVSGQNFVEEDHRGKPSCEFIPKRLRRAADTSSNDQLVPLGYDTKEVSMAHNAPSKGEEQEHHQLLLEHHESFICPKSIFTVS, encoded by the exons ATGGAAGAGCAGCTTATCCCGCCGCTGAAATCGGATCCCGAGTTCACAAGCGAGTTGACTCGCACCATTATCTCCAACTCGGCCTCGTCCGCCTCCGTTGCTCTCGGGACTCCTGTGCATGCAGCACCG GGCATACCCATAGAGTGGACAAATGAGAAGCATAGATCGTATATAAATTCCCTAGAAACATCATTTGTTAATAAGTTGTACCAGTCCAGGCGTTTGTGGGACTGCCATCCACAAATGTATGTTCAGGGGGCACATCCATCACAAGAGTTGCCTTTCAGGACTTATAATTCTTCTGACCAGGTCCGGGAGTCAAATCTG TTCATGGTTGTTCGAGATAGGCGTTCTCAGAAGATCATCTCTCTAAGGAATGAAACTCCGCTGGAAAGCACTGCTGATTCTAACGTTACTGTGGAAAGGCCCAGGATGGATAATATTGTGTCTTGTTATAAGGAGATCCACTTAAGAAGGAAACCGACCTCAGAACACTTGGGTGTAACCGCAAGAAGTTCCGAGAAGAACCCTGCATTTCGTCAGGATTTAGTTGGCAGTACTGCAG AAGTTTCGGGTCAGAACTTTGTGGAGGAGGACCATAGAGGGAAGCCAAGCTGTGAATTCATACCAAAAAGGCTTAGAAGGGCAGCCGATACTTCCAGCAACGATCAA CTTGTGCCATTGGGATATGATACAAAAGAGGTTTCAATGGCCCATAACGCTCCCTCCAAAGGAGAAGAACAAGAGCATCATCAATTGCTATTGGAACACCATGAGAGCTTCATCTGTCCAAAATCTATCTTTACTGTTTCTTAG
- the LOC101292492 gene encoding uncharacterized protein LOC101292492 — MADPHAPPPWPLFKQNSWSPDILREETWQRQKSNWGTRSLNRSKSISNDDLEELKACIELGFGFDSPEIDPKLRNALPALESYHALHKQQFSKSLSTERDDAEVVKMRLKQWALLVACAVRESSSSGR, encoded by the exons ATGGCCGACCCTCATGCACCTCCGCCTTGGCCTCTCTTCAAGCAGAACTCATGGTCGCCGGACATACTCCGTGAGGAGACATGGCAGCGTCAAAAGAGCAATTGGGGCACACGGAGTCTCAACCGCAGCAAAAGCATTTCAAACGACGACTTGGAGGAACTGAAAGCCTGCATTGAGCTGGGATTCGGGTTTGATTCACCGGAAATTGACCCCAAACTCCGCAACGCCTTACCTGCATTGGAGTCTTACCATGCCTTACATAAGCAGCAGTTCAGTAAAAGCTTATCAACAG AAAGGGATGATGCAGAGGTGGTGAAGATGAGGTTAAAGCAGTGGGCGCTATTGGTTGCCTGTGCGGTCCGGGAATCTTCTTCTTCCGGAAGATAA